One genomic region from Gemmatimonadota bacterium encodes:
- a CDS encoding phospholipid carrier-dependent glycosyltransferase, which produces MRKLPRFSTAARLALTVFLVYVTHFASNVVRETYLAITLGEHLSVRVDEYMGLHPDLFQIPGRGAYINNNPGASMLGAIPYAIARPALAVLFRARPDLISPKPAAAYNDPRPNRTKFLNASRERGLDVKLGLAAAITQAGLMAPLGALAAVVLFWFLRARLGDERRALWFSLLYAFGTPIFFRSAFLNQNAIVTHCTLIAFVLLAGARADSGEDAGAAWPPSNRALAGAGAMLGLAVLCDYSGAALIVAFGFWTLARGWQRGGAVAGVRDTAWLAAGALGPVLLLLWYQWAAFGNPFFPAQRYMAATQYSGRGWNGISLPAASLLWGNLFDLRYGLFAFCPMLIAAFASPFVQRRTRIVSSAELTLVFVACAALWLFSSANQYAFLQWNTGVRYMVPAAPLLFVALVPVLLRCGPLLRYLLVVPTLLISWSVAMAREDVPTSLMHILLGGFELPFLTVLSKTASAGYAPFLATTGVSPLPIFVLLGVTIWLIWRRHPVEHGALRHATATTDDRP; this is translated from the coding sequence ATGCGGAAATTGCCTCGCTTCAGCACGGCTGCTCGACTGGCTCTGACTGTGTTTCTCGTGTACGTCACGCACTTCGCGTCCAATGTCGTGCGGGAGACCTACCTGGCAATCACTCTGGGCGAACATCTGTCGGTGCGTGTGGATGAATACATGGGCCTGCACCCGGATCTCTTTCAGATTCCGGGGAGAGGAGCATACATCAACAACAATCCTGGCGCCTCGATGCTCGGCGCGATCCCCTATGCCATTGCGCGGCCCGCGCTGGCCGTGCTCTTCCGTGCCCGCCCCGATCTGATAAGTCCCAAGCCTGCTGCCGCATACAACGATCCGCGGCCGAACCGTACGAAATTTCTCAATGCCTCACGCGAGCGTGGCCTCGACGTCAAGCTCGGTCTCGCCGCCGCGATCACGCAAGCGGGTCTGATGGCGCCGCTCGGTGCACTCGCCGCAGTAGTCCTGTTCTGGTTTCTTCGAGCGCGACTCGGAGACGAACGTCGGGCATTATGGTTTTCGCTTCTCTACGCATTCGGTACGCCGATCTTCTTTCGGTCCGCATTCCTGAACCAGAATGCGATCGTAACTCACTGTACGCTGATTGCGTTCGTGCTGCTTGCGGGCGCGCGCGCCGATTCGGGCGAAGACGCTGGGGCAGCGTGGCCGCCGAGTAATCGGGCGCTCGCAGGCGCCGGTGCGATGCTGGGTCTTGCGGTCCTGTGCGATTATAGTGGCGCGGCGCTCATTGTCGCGTTTGGATTCTGGACACTCGCACGAGGATGGCAGCGCGGAGGCGCCGTTGCCGGTGTCAGAGATACCGCATGGCTCGCCGCCGGCGCGCTGGGTCCTGTGCTGCTCCTGCTATGGTACCAGTGGGCTGCGTTCGGGAATCCGTTCTTCCCCGCGCAGCGTTACATGGCCGCCACGCAGTACAGCGGGCGCGGCTGGAATGGAATCTCTCTGCCGGCCGCTTCGCTGCTCTGGGGAAATCTGTTCGATCTCCGGTATGGCTTGTTCGCATTCTGTCCGATGCTCATCGCTGCATTCGCCTCGCCTTTCGTCCAGCGTCGCACGCGCATCGTGAGCAGCGCCGAGCTGACACTCGTTTTTGTCGCATGCGCGGCGCTCTGGCTGTTCAGTAGCGCGAATCAGTATGCATTCCTGCAGTGGAACACGGGAGTTCGATACATGGTGCCCGCGGCGCCGTTGCTGTTCGTGGCGCTGGTACCTGTGCTGCTTCGATGCGGGCCGCTGCTGCGCTATCTGCTCGTCGTGCCGACGCTCCTCATCTCGTGGAGCGTGGCGATGGCGCGCGAGGACGTGCCGACTTCATTGATGCACATCCTGCTCGGAGGCTTCGAGCTTCCATTCCTTACGGTCTTGAGCAAGACTGCGTCAGCCGGTTATGCTCCGTTTCTTGCGACTACCGGTGTTTCGCCTCTCCCGATCTTCGTTCTGCTCGGCGTCACAATCTGGTTGATCTGGCGACGCCATCCGGTCGAGCACGGTGCGTTGCGTCACGCGACAGCTACGACTGACGATAGACCGTAA